From one Triticum urartu cultivar G1812 chromosome 3, Tu2.1, whole genome shotgun sequence genomic stretch:
- the LOC125542455 gene encoding probable ubiquitin-conjugating enzyme E2 23 isoform X1, whose amino-acid sequence MENLLNVPECIAEKNQENETSDDAGEPEEVADVFVYREDVVSLKSNKDARGLVMEVAGEYDSEGSITDDESDAEENERKSAHKTENVGPDGDNANNASHGDDVDSQSSLPDNKVRVLWIDGTEMTEDIDSVVVVDRTFLHGDMVASSSDPTGQMGLVADVSLVVDLQGAHGEMIKGVSAKDLRRIREFNVGDYVVSGLWLGRVDEVFDNVSVLFDDGSVCKVSRADPMRLRLASGPMHPDTACPFYPGQRVKAVSSSVYKTSRWLHGMWKASRLEATVTKVETAAVIVYWIASAHCGTNQDSVPPEEQNPKDLTLLSCFSYASWQLAEWCHPQPHTSSCANDTLMECSKMKELNSEQADVPESAVDVQAEQAQNTKTDVNPLEKHGDSLADRSNMSDGDNSCVAKDSESGTSVSTLPKEGVHDHATYRKKIRKVFVRKDKRAKRRDESFESALLIADTYTKVDVLWQDGRKECGVSSTSLIPIQTPNDHEFFPEQYAVEKVSDDVDQPSETRRVGLVRSVNAKDRTVSVSWFKSSLHSEEPREIECTEVVSAYELDGHPDYDYCYGDVVVRLPSVSHPMESSNGGNTMELDKNVDSEEASAASNAVPPDVAAEEQLSQKESSSEVTHLSWVGNIVGFQDGEIEVTWGDGSVSKVGPHEIYVVGREDDGGSIDDGAPSDAGSWETVDDNEMDLPDDPANDDLQNAVQNSIEMENGSFNSQDETSVGSGPLSVAFGFVTRLASEIFARGKKHLDGSNSDAMDEVESQQSNEVSESGDDIDKNEDENRMAASESTTVTTNDSNAEKSVDVVMADEPADSDCLKHFDVLQCPPDHHYLENIAHGTGGRKWVKKVQQEWGILEKNLPDYIYVRVFEDRMDLMRAVIIGASGTPYQDGLFFFDFYLPPEFPQAPPSAYYHSGGLRVNPNLYVDGKVCLSLLNTWTGRGNEVWDPSSSSILQVLVSLQGLVLNEKPYFNEAGYEKQVGTVEGEKNALPYNENTYLLSVKSMLYILRRPPMNFEDFVKSHFCKRGHYILKACEAYLQGAVVGTLNDDACPTDTNKEYSCSMGFKLALGKILPRLITALKDIGADCSQYEHLGKTETAQES is encoded by the exons ATGGAGAACCTACTAAATGTCCCTGAATGTATTGCTGAGAAGAACCAGGAAAATGAGACATCTGATGATGCTGGCGAGCCTGAAGAAGTAGCAGACGTATTTGTTTACAGAGAAGATGTCGTCAGCTTGAAATCAAACAAAGATGCCCGTGGTTTGGTGATGGAAGTAGCTGGCGAATATGATTCTGAAGGTAGCATCACTGACGATGAATCTGATGCTGAGGAGAATGAGCGTAAAAGCGCTCATAAAACTGAAAATGTTGGTCCTGACGGTGATAATGCCAATAATGCAAGTCATGGAGATGATGTTGACAGTCAGAGCTCTCTGCCTGATAACAAGGTTAGGGTGTTATGGATCGATGGAACAGAGATGACGGAAGATATTGACAGTGTGGTGGTTGTTGACAGAACTTTCCTCCATGGGGATATGGTTGCTTCTTCCTCAGATCCAACTGGTCAGATGGGGCTTGTTGCGGATGTCAGTCTTGTGGTTGATTTGCAAGGTGCTCATGGAGAGATGATTAAGGGTGTATCTGCAAAGGATTTGAGACGCATCAGGGAATTTAATGTGGGTGATTATGTTGTCTCCGGGCTATGGCTTGGTCGGGTTGATGAAGTGTTTGATAATGTTAGTGTGTTGTTTGATGATGGTTCTGTCTGCAAGGTTTCAAGGGCAGATCCTATGCGCCTAAGGCTTGCCTCAGGGCCAATGCACCCAGATACAGCCTGCCCCTTTTATCCAGGACAGCGTGTGAAGGCAGTGTCTTCATCTGTGTACAAAACATCCAGATGGCTTCATGGGATGTGGAAAGCAAGTCGTCTTGAAGCTACTGTCACAAAGGTGGAAACTGCTGCTGTCATAGTCTATTGGATTGCGTCTGCACACTGTGGTACAAATCAAGATTCTGTCCCCCCTGAGGAGCAGAACCCAAAGGATCTGACTCTTCTGTCTTGCTTTTCATATGCAAGCTGGCAATTGGCTGAATGGTGTCATCCTCAACCACACACATCATCATGTGCCAATGACACTTTAATGGAGTGTTCAAAAATGAAAGAGCTCAATTCTGAGCAGGCTGATGTTCCTGAATCTGCCGTTGATGTTCAGGCTGAACAGGCTCAAAATACTAAAACAGATGTAAATCCCCTGGAGAAACATGGTGATTCTCTTGCAGATCGATCAAATATGTCAGATGGAGATAATTCATGCGTAGCCAAAGATTCAGAATCTGGCACTAGTGTATCAACCCTTCCAAAGGAGGGAGTGCATGACCATGCTACTTACAGAAAGAAGATCAGAAAAGTTTTTGTCAGAAAGGATAAAAGAGCAAAAAGAAGAGATGAGAGCTTTGAAAGTGCCCTGCTTATTGCAGATACATATACAAAGGTTGATGTACTGTGGCAAGATGGGAGAAAAGAATGTGGAGTAAGTTCCACGTCTCTGATCCCGATCCAGACTCCAAATGATCATGAATTCTTCCCAGAGCAGTATGCTGTGGAAAAGGTCTCTGATGATGTTGACCAGCCTTCTGAAACAAGGCGTGTGGGTCTTGTTAGAAGTGTTAATGCAAAGGACCGGACCGTGTCTGTATCATGGTTTAAGTCTTCGTTGCACTCAGAGGAGCCTAGGGAAATTGAGTGCACTGAAGTTGTTAGTGCATATGAACTTGACGGCCACCCGGATTATGATTATTGCTATGGAGATGTTGTTGTTCGCTTGCCATCTGTTTCACATCCTATGGAATCATCCAATGGTGGAAACACGATGGAGCTGGACAAGAATGTAGATTCTGAAGAAGCATCGGCTGCTTCAAATGCAGTGCCCCCTGATGTTGCTGCAGAGGAACAACTTTCACAGAAGGAGTCTAGTTCAGAAGTTACCCACCTCTCATGGGTTGGAAATATAGTGGGCTTCCAAGATGGTGAGATTGAAGTCACTTGGGGTGATGGGTCGGTGTCAAAG GTTGGGCCTCATGAGATATATGTTGTTGGCCGAGAAGATGACGGTGGCTCAATAGATGATGGAGCTCCTTCCGATGCTGGTAGCTGGGAGACAGTTGATGACAATGAAATGGACTTGCCTGATGATCCTGCAAAT GATGATCTGCAAAATGCAGTCCAGAATAGCATTGAAATGGAAAATGGGTCATTCAATTCCCAAGATGAAACTTCTGTTGGAAGTGGTCCACTCTCTGTTGCTTTTGGCTTTGTTACGCGACTGGCGAGTGAGATCTTCGCCCGAGGTAAAAAGCATTTAGATGGGTCAAACTCAGATGCTATGGATGAAGTTGAATCTCAGCAGTCTAACGAGGTTTCAGAATCTGGTGATGACATTGATAAAAACGAGGATGAGAACCGCATGGCAGCATCGGAGAGCACCACTGTGACAACAAATGACTCTAATGCTGAGAAGTCCGTAGATGTAGTTATGGCTGACGAGCCTGCAGATTCTGATTGCTTGAAACACTTTGATGTTCTGCAGTGCCCTCCGGACCATCACTACCTTGAAAACATAGCACAT GGTACCGGTGGAAGAAAGTGGGTCAAAAAAGTTCAGCAAGAATGGGGCATACTTGAGAAGAATCTACCAG ATTATATTTATGTCAGGGTATTTGAGGATCGTATGGATCTCATGAGAGCTGTGATTATTGGAGCAAGTGGCACACCATACCAAGATGGTCTGTTCTTCTTTGACTTCTACCTTCCACCTGAGTTTCCACAAGCTCCTCCG TCGGCATACTATCATTCTGGCGGCTTGCGTGTAAATCCAAACCTTTATGTGGATGGGAAGGTTTGTTTAAGCCTCTTAAATACTTGGACTGGCAGAGGGAATGAAGTATGGGATCCATCCTCATCTAGTATTCTCCAAGTACTAGTCTCACTTCAGGGACTAGTTCTCAATGAAAAGCCCTATTTCAATGAAGCTGGATATGAGAAGCAAGTCGGTACTGTTGAAGGGGAGAAGAATGCACTGCCATACAACGAAAACACATATCTGCTAAGCGTGAAATCCATGTTGTATATCTTGAGGCGGCCTCCTATG AATTTCGAGGATTTTGTGAAAAGTCACTTCTGCAAGCGCGGCCACTACATTCTCAAAGCTTGTGAGGCCTACTTGCAAGGAGCTGTGGTCGGCACGCTGAATGACGATGCCTGCCCCACTGATACTAACAAGGAGTACTCTTGCTCCATGGGCTTCAAACTTGCATTGGGCAAAATCTTGCCAAGGTTGATCACAGCCTTGAAGGACATAGGAGCAGACTGCAGCCAGTATGAGCACCTCGGGAAGACCGAGACCGCTCAAGAAAGCTGA
- the LOC125542455 gene encoding probable ubiquitin-conjugating enzyme E2 23 isoform X2 codes for MENLLNVPECIAEKNQENETSDDAGEPEEVADVFVYREDVVSLKSNKDARGLVMEVAGEYDSEGSITDDESDAEENERKSAHKTENVGPDGDNANNASHGDDVDSQSSLPDNKVRVLWIDGTEMTEDIDSVVVVDRTFLHGDMVASSSDPTGQMGLVADVSLVVDLQGAHGEMIKGVSAKDLRRIREFNVGDYVVSGLWLGRVDEVFDNVSVLFDDGSVCKVSRADPMRLRLASGPMHPDTACPFYPGQRVKAVSSSVYKTSRWLHGMWKASRLEATVTKVETAAVIVYWIASAHCGTNQDSVPPEEQNPKDLTLLSCFSYASWQLAEWCHPQPHTSSCANDTLMECSKMKELNSEQADVPESAVDVQAEQAQNTKTDVNPLEKHGDSLADRSNMSDGDNSCVAKDSESGTSVSTLPKEGVHDHATYRKKIRKVFVRKDKRAKRRDESFESALLIADTYTKVDVLWQDGRKECGVSSTSLIPIQTPNDHEFFPEQYAVEKVSDDVDQPSETRRVGLVRSVNAKDRTVSVSWFKSSLHSEEPREIECTEVVSAYELDGHPDYDYCYGDVVVRLPSVSHPMESSNGGNTMELDKNVDSEEASAASNAVPPDVAAEEQLSQKESSSEVTHLSWVGNIVGFQDGEIEVTWGDGSVSKVGPHEIYVVGREDDGGSIDDGAPSDAGSWETVDDNEMDLPDDPANDDLQNAVQNSIEMENGSFNSQDETSVGSGPLSVAFGFVTRLASEIFARESGDDIDKNEDENRMAASESTTVTTNDSNAEKSVDVVMADEPADSDCLKHFDVLQCPPDHHYLENIAHGTGGRKWVKKVQQEWGILEKNLPDYIYVRVFEDRMDLMRAVIIGASGTPYQDGLFFFDFYLPPEFPQAPPSAYYHSGGLRVNPNLYVDGKVCLSLLNTWTGRGNEVWDPSSSSILQVLVSLQGLVLNEKPYFNEAGYEKQVGTVEGEKNALPYNENTYLLSVKSMLYILRRPPMNFEDFVKSHFCKRGHYILKACEAYLQGAVVGTLNDDACPTDTNKEYSCSMGFKLALGKILPRLITALKDIGADCSQYEHLGKTETAQES; via the exons ATGGAGAACCTACTAAATGTCCCTGAATGTATTGCTGAGAAGAACCAGGAAAATGAGACATCTGATGATGCTGGCGAGCCTGAAGAAGTAGCAGACGTATTTGTTTACAGAGAAGATGTCGTCAGCTTGAAATCAAACAAAGATGCCCGTGGTTTGGTGATGGAAGTAGCTGGCGAATATGATTCTGAAGGTAGCATCACTGACGATGAATCTGATGCTGAGGAGAATGAGCGTAAAAGCGCTCATAAAACTGAAAATGTTGGTCCTGACGGTGATAATGCCAATAATGCAAGTCATGGAGATGATGTTGACAGTCAGAGCTCTCTGCCTGATAACAAGGTTAGGGTGTTATGGATCGATGGAACAGAGATGACGGAAGATATTGACAGTGTGGTGGTTGTTGACAGAACTTTCCTCCATGGGGATATGGTTGCTTCTTCCTCAGATCCAACTGGTCAGATGGGGCTTGTTGCGGATGTCAGTCTTGTGGTTGATTTGCAAGGTGCTCATGGAGAGATGATTAAGGGTGTATCTGCAAAGGATTTGAGACGCATCAGGGAATTTAATGTGGGTGATTATGTTGTCTCCGGGCTATGGCTTGGTCGGGTTGATGAAGTGTTTGATAATGTTAGTGTGTTGTTTGATGATGGTTCTGTCTGCAAGGTTTCAAGGGCAGATCCTATGCGCCTAAGGCTTGCCTCAGGGCCAATGCACCCAGATACAGCCTGCCCCTTTTATCCAGGACAGCGTGTGAAGGCAGTGTCTTCATCTGTGTACAAAACATCCAGATGGCTTCATGGGATGTGGAAAGCAAGTCGTCTTGAAGCTACTGTCACAAAGGTGGAAACTGCTGCTGTCATAGTCTATTGGATTGCGTCTGCACACTGTGGTACAAATCAAGATTCTGTCCCCCCTGAGGAGCAGAACCCAAAGGATCTGACTCTTCTGTCTTGCTTTTCATATGCAAGCTGGCAATTGGCTGAATGGTGTCATCCTCAACCACACACATCATCATGTGCCAATGACACTTTAATGGAGTGTTCAAAAATGAAAGAGCTCAATTCTGAGCAGGCTGATGTTCCTGAATCTGCCGTTGATGTTCAGGCTGAACAGGCTCAAAATACTAAAACAGATGTAAATCCCCTGGAGAAACATGGTGATTCTCTTGCAGATCGATCAAATATGTCAGATGGAGATAATTCATGCGTAGCCAAAGATTCAGAATCTGGCACTAGTGTATCAACCCTTCCAAAGGAGGGAGTGCATGACCATGCTACTTACAGAAAGAAGATCAGAAAAGTTTTTGTCAGAAAGGATAAAAGAGCAAAAAGAAGAGATGAGAGCTTTGAAAGTGCCCTGCTTATTGCAGATACATATACAAAGGTTGATGTACTGTGGCAAGATGGGAGAAAAGAATGTGGAGTAAGTTCCACGTCTCTGATCCCGATCCAGACTCCAAATGATCATGAATTCTTCCCAGAGCAGTATGCTGTGGAAAAGGTCTCTGATGATGTTGACCAGCCTTCTGAAACAAGGCGTGTGGGTCTTGTTAGAAGTGTTAATGCAAAGGACCGGACCGTGTCTGTATCATGGTTTAAGTCTTCGTTGCACTCAGAGGAGCCTAGGGAAATTGAGTGCACTGAAGTTGTTAGTGCATATGAACTTGACGGCCACCCGGATTATGATTATTGCTATGGAGATGTTGTTGTTCGCTTGCCATCTGTTTCACATCCTATGGAATCATCCAATGGTGGAAACACGATGGAGCTGGACAAGAATGTAGATTCTGAAGAAGCATCGGCTGCTTCAAATGCAGTGCCCCCTGATGTTGCTGCAGAGGAACAACTTTCACAGAAGGAGTCTAGTTCAGAAGTTACCCACCTCTCATGGGTTGGAAATATAGTGGGCTTCCAAGATGGTGAGATTGAAGTCACTTGGGGTGATGGGTCGGTGTCAAAG GTTGGGCCTCATGAGATATATGTTGTTGGCCGAGAAGATGACGGTGGCTCAATAGATGATGGAGCTCCTTCCGATGCTGGTAGCTGGGAGACAGTTGATGACAATGAAATGGACTTGCCTGATGATCCTGCAAAT GATGATCTGCAAAATGCAGTCCAGAATAGCATTGAAATGGAAAATGGGTCATTCAATTCCCAAGATGAAACTTCTGTTGGAAGTGGTCCACTCTCTGTTGCTTTTGGCTTTGTTACGCGACTGGCGAGTGAGATCTTCGCCCGAG AATCTGGTGATGACATTGATAAAAACGAGGATGAGAACCGCATGGCAGCATCGGAGAGCACCACTGTGACAACAAATGACTCTAATGCTGAGAAGTCCGTAGATGTAGTTATGGCTGACGAGCCTGCAGATTCTGATTGCTTGAAACACTTTGATGTTCTGCAGTGCCCTCCGGACCATCACTACCTTGAAAACATAGCACAT GGTACCGGTGGAAGAAAGTGGGTCAAAAAAGTTCAGCAAGAATGGGGCATACTTGAGAAGAATCTACCAG ATTATATTTATGTCAGGGTATTTGAGGATCGTATGGATCTCATGAGAGCTGTGATTATTGGAGCAAGTGGCACACCATACCAAGATGGTCTGTTCTTCTTTGACTTCTACCTTCCACCTGAGTTTCCACAAGCTCCTCCG TCGGCATACTATCATTCTGGCGGCTTGCGTGTAAATCCAAACCTTTATGTGGATGGGAAGGTTTGTTTAAGCCTCTTAAATACTTGGACTGGCAGAGGGAATGAAGTATGGGATCCATCCTCATCTAGTATTCTCCAAGTACTAGTCTCACTTCAGGGACTAGTTCTCAATGAAAAGCCCTATTTCAATGAAGCTGGATATGAGAAGCAAGTCGGTACTGTTGAAGGGGAGAAGAATGCACTGCCATACAACGAAAACACATATCTGCTAAGCGTGAAATCCATGTTGTATATCTTGAGGCGGCCTCCTATG AATTTCGAGGATTTTGTGAAAAGTCACTTCTGCAAGCGCGGCCACTACATTCTCAAAGCTTGTGAGGCCTACTTGCAAGGAGCTGTGGTCGGCACGCTGAATGACGATGCCTGCCCCACTGATACTAACAAGGAGTACTCTTGCTCCATGGGCTTCAAACTTGCATTGGGCAAAATCTTGCCAAGGTTGATCACAGCCTTGAAGGACATAGGAGCAGACTGCAGCCAGTATGAGCACCTCGGGAAGACCGAGACCGCTCAAGAAAGCTGA